A single Amphiprion ocellaris isolate individual 3 ecotype Okinawa chromosome 15, ASM2253959v1, whole genome shotgun sequence DNA region contains:
- the LOC111573790 gene encoding lactose-binding lectin l-2-like, with amino-acid sequence MILLLFLIGLALGDVTPPDDHEVMHHQGNCSMFWSRFNGRFYKYISTRMTWADAELHCVSEGANLVSIHSIDEHNFVNSLIKTYDPARTRTWIGLSDVHKEGAWLWSDGSKVNFVFWNTGQPDNAGGQEHCGHTNHGAGFKWNDVPCSRTKPFVCASRTVCS; translated from the coding sequence ATGATCTTGCTCCTCTTCTTGATCGGTCTGGCTCTGGGTGATGTGACTCCTCCAGATGACCATGAAGTGATGCATCACCAGGGCAACTGTTCCATGTTCTGGTCCAGGTTCAACGGCCGCTTCTACAAGTACATCTCTACACGTATGACCTGGGCTGATGCAGAGCTCCACTGTGTGTCAGAGGGAGCCAACCTGGTGTCCATCCACAGTATTGATGAACATAATTTTGTCAATTCCCTGATCAAGACCTATGATCCTGCTCGGACAAGGACCTGGATCGGACTCAGTGACGTCCATAAAGAGGGAGCATGGCTGTGGTCTGATGGGTCTAAAGTCAACTTTGTCTTTTGGAACACAGGACAACCAGATAATGCTGGAGGACAGGAACACTGTGGACACACCAACCATGGCGCAggatttaaatggaatgatgtGCCTTGTTCACGCACAAAGCCTTTTGTTTGTGCATCTCGCACAGTTTGTTCTTAA